A single genomic interval of Alistipes provencensis harbors:
- a CDS encoding GDSL-type esterase/lipase family protein produces MKRILILSIALLAAGAAFAQSEYNYQRRSLFEVLPVLSSDIVFLGNSITDGCEWAELFNNRHVKNRGISADRSGWLLGRLDPIIEGHPKKLFLMIGTNDLAAGVTPEEIVANVAKLIDRFQSESRWTKIYVQSILPVNGEDFSKFKNHYAHSHLIVPTNKKLEALCDEKEVTYLDVWGALADHDGKLDKRYTNDGLHLMGPGYLVWRDAIKIHVK; encoded by the coding sequence ATGAAACGTATCCTGATCCTTTCCATAGCCCTGCTCGCCGCGGGTGCGGCATTCGCCCAGAGCGAATACAACTACCAGCGGCGCAGCCTTTTCGAAGTGCTCCCGGTGCTTTCGAGCGACATCGTCTTTCTGGGCAACTCGATCACCGACGGCTGCGAGTGGGCCGAACTGTTCAACAACCGCCATGTCAAGAACCGCGGCATCAGCGCCGACCGTTCGGGGTGGCTGCTCGGCCGGCTCGATCCGATCATCGAGGGGCATCCCAAGAAGCTCTTCCTGATGATCGGCACCAACGATCTGGCTGCCGGGGTCACGCCCGAGGAGATCGTGGCCAATGTTGCGAAACTCATCGACCGCTTCCAGAGCGAGTCGCGCTGGACCAAGATTTATGTCCAGAGCATCCTGCCCGTGAACGGCGAGGACTTTTCGAAGTTCAAGAACCACTACGCCCACAGCCATCTGATCGTGCCGACGAACAAGAAGCTCGAGGCGCTGTGCGACGAGAAAGAGGTCACCTACCTCGATGTCTGGGGGGCTTTGGCCGACCACGACGGCAAACTGGACAAACGCTATACCAATGACGGCCTGCACCTGATGGGCCCGGGTTATCTGGTGTGGCGCGACGCCATTAAAATTCATGTGAAATAG
- a CDS encoding pyridoxine 5'-phosphate synthase: MTKLSVNINKIAVVRNSRGGNLPDVVRAATDIERFGADGITVHPRPDARHIRYDDVRNLKRVLTTELNIEGNPIPSFIDLVLEVVPAQVTLVPDAHDAITSNAGWDTLANRAFLTDVTRRFHEKGIRVSVFVDPSPEMVAGAKACGADRVELYTEAYAREYPDGPEQAIAPYAAAAEEARRQGLGLNAGHDLSLENLRYFVSRIPWTDEVSIGHALICDALYYGLENTVQLYRRELK; the protein is encoded by the coding sequence ATGACAAAGCTGAGTGTTAACATCAATAAGATTGCCGTGGTCCGCAATTCGCGCGGGGGCAACCTTCCCGACGTGGTCCGTGCGGCCACGGACATCGAACGTTTCGGGGCCGACGGCATCACGGTGCACCCGCGCCCCGATGCGCGCCACATCCGTTACGACGACGTGCGCAACCTGAAACGGGTGCTCACGACGGAACTCAACATCGAGGGCAACCCCATCCCGAGCTTCATCGATCTGGTGCTGGAGGTGGTCCCGGCGCAGGTGACCCTCGTGCCCGACGCCCACGACGCCATCACCTCGAACGCCGGCTGGGACACCCTTGCCAACCGCGCGTTCCTGACCGACGTGACGCGGCGCTTCCACGAGAAGGGCATCCGGGTCTCGGTCTTCGTGGACCCCTCCCCGGAGATGGTCGCCGGGGCGAAGGCGTGCGGCGCCGACCGCGTGGAACTCTACACCGAAGCCTACGCGCGTGAATATCCCGACGGCCCCGAGCAGGCCATCGCCCCTTATGCTGCCGCTGCCGAGGAGGCGCGCCGGCAGGGGCTGGGGCTGAACGCCGGGCATGACCTTTCGCTGGAAAATCTGCGTTATTTCGTCAGCCGCATTCCTTGGACTGACGAGGTTTCGATCGGCCACGCGCTGATCTGCGACGCGCTTTACTACGGACTCGAAAACACGGTGCAGCTTTATCGCCGCGAACTTAAATGA
- a CDS encoding NAD(+)/NADH kinase: MKIILFSRAQIAHTPEEIRQLFDAIELFGFDYAVNKEFAPVVRQTAGIVLPPERVYGRHIGKQPAETVMVCYGGDGTLLEGVHRLCGAPIPVMGINAGHLGFLTSAPSAGLNLIFSDIAAGRIATEPRSLLRIEGDFDDRPDSTLALNEFTVQRHGAGMISVETYVDDQMVATYHGDGVIVSTPTGSTAYSLSAGGPVVAPTCRCLVISPLAPHNLTMRPVVIPDSGVISLRVNARRSDAFVTLDDRTYRISHGAAFTVRRAEQQIFLAVPHNISFYDTLRNKMMWGIDIRS, from the coding sequence ATGAAAATCATACTTTTTTCCCGCGCACAGATTGCCCACACCCCCGAAGAGATTCGCCAGTTGTTCGATGCGATCGAACTGTTCGGATTCGACTACGCAGTCAACAAGGAATTTGCCCCCGTCGTGCGGCAAACCGCCGGGATCGTGCTTCCGCCGGAGAGAGTCTACGGCCGGCACATAGGCAAACAGCCTGCCGAAACCGTCATGGTCTGCTACGGAGGCGACGGAACGCTGCTCGAAGGGGTACACCGGCTCTGCGGCGCACCGATTCCCGTCATGGGCATCAACGCCGGACACTTAGGGTTCCTCACCAGCGCTCCGAGCGCCGGACTGAACCTGATATTCAGCGACATCGCCGCCGGGAGAATCGCCACCGAGCCCCGCTCGCTGCTGCGCATCGAGGGCGATTTCGACGACCGGCCCGATTCGACGCTGGCACTCAACGAATTCACCGTGCAGCGCCACGGCGCGGGGATGATCTCGGTCGAGACCTATGTCGACGACCAGATGGTGGCCACCTACCACGGCGACGGGGTGATCGTCTCCACCCCCACGGGATCGACCGCCTACTCGCTCAGCGCCGGGGGTCCCGTCGTGGCCCCGACGTGCCGGTGCCTCGTCATCTCGCCCCTCGCCCCGCACAACCTCACGATGCGTCCGGTGGTGATCCCCGATTCGGGCGTCATCTCGCTGCGCGTCAACGCCCGGCGTTCCGACGCGTTCGTCACGCTGGACGACCGCACATACCGGATTTCGCACGGCGCGGCCTTCACCGTCAGGCGGGCCGAACAGCAGATTTTTTTGGCCGTACCGCACAATATATCATTTTACGACACGTTACGGAATAAGATGATGTGGGGAATCGACATCCGCAGTTAA
- a CDS encoding isoprenyl transferase: protein MSEQKRIPQHVAIIMDGNGRWAGLHGKERYEGHAAGVEPVRASLRAAARWGVKYLTLYAFSTENWGRPSGEVDALMELFCQSVVNETPELIRQGVEVRMIGDRSRFSEKVQRYLAQAEERTAGGRTLTLILALNYSSRDEITRAVQRIARRVEAGEIAPAEISEGTVSTSLDTAHYPDPDLIVRTSGEQRLSNFLLWQASYAELWFPEVLWPDFTERDFDAAIEEYARRDRRFGLVK from the coding sequence ATGAGCGAGCAGAAACGCATACCGCAACACGTCGCCATCATTATGGACGGCAACGGCCGCTGGGCCGGGTTGCACGGCAAAGAGCGTTACGAGGGTCATGCCGCGGGTGTGGAACCCGTAAGGGCTTCGTTGCGCGCCGCTGCCCGCTGGGGTGTGAAGTACCTGACGCTCTACGCGTTCTCGACGGAGAACTGGGGCCGTCCCTCCGGGGAGGTCGATGCGCTGATGGAACTTTTCTGCCAGAGCGTCGTGAACGAAACGCCCGAACTGATCCGCCAAGGCGTCGAGGTACGCATGATCGGCGACAGAAGCCGGTTTTCGGAGAAGGTCCAGCGCTATCTGGCCCAAGCCGAGGAACGGACCGCCGGAGGACGGACGCTGACGCTGATTCTGGCGCTCAACTACTCGTCGCGCGACGAAATAACGCGCGCCGTGCAGCGGATCGCCCGCCGCGTGGAGGCCGGGGAGATCGCCCCCGCGGAGATTTCCGAGGGCACGGTCAGCACCTCGCTCGACACGGCCCACTACCCTGACCCCGACCTGATCGTCCGCACCAGCGGCGAACAGCGGCTGAGCAACTTCCTGCTGTGGCAGGCGTCCTATGCCGAACTCTGGTTCCCCGAAGTGCTGTGGCCCGATTTCACGGAACGGGATTTTGACGCGGCCATAGAGGAGTACGCACGGCGCGACCGCCGCTTCGGACTGGTTAAATAA